CGATCGTGGTCGGGGTCGTCGTGACCGCCGGGTGCGTGCTCTTCGCGGTGCTCTTCGGCGGGTTCGGGGGCGCCGCCGGCACGGTGTGGAGCTGCGTCGCGATCGTGGTCGCCCTCGTCGCGCTGGTCACCGCCGTCCTGACGCCCCGTCGGGTCCGAGCGATCGGCTACGCCCTGCGCGACGACGACCTCGTGCTGCGCCGCGGGCTCATGTGGCAGCGCTTCACCGCGGTGCCGTACGGCCGCATGCAGCTCGTCGACGTGAACCGCGGACCGCTCGACCGGATCCTCGGGCTCAGCGAGCTGAAGTTCGTCACCGCGGCCGCCGCGACCAACGTGCGGATCCCGGGCATCCCCGCCGCCGACGCCGACGAGCTGCGCGACCGGCTCGTCGAGCTCGCCGAGTCCCGCCGCGCCGGGCTCTAGGGAGTCGTCGTGACGTTCCGACCCGGACCGCCGCCGCCCGCGCCCCCGCGGCGTGGCGATGCTGCCGCTGCCGCTCCGCTGACCGACGGCGAGTGGCACCGCCTGCACCCGCTGACGCCGCTGCTCAAGGGCGGCATCTTCCTCATCGTGATCCTCGGGTACGTGCTCAACAACCTGCGGGACCAGCTCCTCGAGTTCTTCGTCCCGGGCGGCGCACCGCAGGACGACGGCGACCCGGTCCGCTACGTCTGGGAGCACGGCGCCGTCGGCTGGGTGCTGCTCGGGGTGGTCGTGCTCCTGCTGGTGCTCTTGGGGCTCTTCACCGTCTCCTGGCGGATGCACGAGTTCCGCGTGACCGGCGACGTGGTCGAGGTCCGCTCGGGCGTGCTGTTCCGCAGCCACCGCAAGGCGCGGCTCGACCGGATCCAGGGCATCAACATCTCGCGGCCGGTGGTCCCGCGGATCTTCGGGACGGCGAAGCTCGAGATCGCCCAGGCCGGCAACGACGCCAACGTGCAGCTCGCGTACCTGGGTGCGCGGGCAGCCGACGACCTCCGGCAGCGCATCCTCGTGCTCGCCTCCGGCGCGCAGGACGACGAGGAGACGGCCCGTCGCGACTCGAACGGCGTGCTGCAGGACCGTGTCGGCGAGCTCTTCTCGCCGGAGCTCGACCCCGCCGCCGTGCACGCGACGCGCATCGTCAAGGTGCACCCCGGACGCCTGATCGCGTCGATGCTGCTCTCCGGGACGACGGTGTTCTTCGTCGTGGTGATCGTCGCGATGATCGTCAGCATCGCGATCACGGGTGAGTACGGCATCCTGATCGGTCTGTTCCCGGTGGTGATCGGTGCCGGCGGCTACACCGTCCGGAAGTTCTCGCGCTCGCTGCAGTACACGATCGCCGAGACCCGCGACGGCATCCGGATCGGCTTCGGTCTCGTCTCGACGTCGAACGAGACGCTGCCGCCCGGGCGCATCCACGCGGTGAGCGTCGCGCAGCCGCTGCTCTGGCGTCCGTTCGGTTGGTGGGACGTCCGCATCAACCGTGCGACGAACGCCGGCAACGGGGCGTCGAACAACCAGCAGGTGTCCTCGATCGTGCTGCCGGTCGGTCGCGCCGAGGACGTCCGCGAGGTCCTCGACATCATCCTGCCGGGGCTCGTCGGCACCGCGGTCGCCGGACCGACGGCGTCGCGCGAGGAGCTCCGCGAGGGCTCGTCCGAGGCGGTCAACGTCGTCGACGACAGCCTCACGACGACGGGGGACCGCGGCGGGTTCGTGCACTCCCCGCGTCGCGGCGCCTGGCTCCGCCCGTTCTCGTTCCGCCGCAACGGCTACCGCTTCGTGCAGGGCGCGGTGCTGCTCCGTCTCGGAGCCGTCTGGCGCTCGCTCGTGATCGTGCCGCTGCCGCGCGTGCAGAGCGTCAAGGTCGAGCAGGGGCCGCTCGAGCGGGTGCTCCGGCTCGCGACCGCACACGTCCACACCGTGTCCGGTCCCGTCTCGGCGCGGATCGGCGCGCTGGACGCGCTCGACGCCCAGCGCCTCTGGTCGGAGAGCGCGCACCGCGCCGTCGAGGCCGCGGCGGTCGACACCACGCACCGCTGGCGCGCCCGGGAGGCCCGCCGCACCCCCGCCACACACGCCCCGGACGGACAGGTGGTGGCGACCGCCGCCGACGCAGCTCCCACGGGAACGTGGCGGGCCGACGGGGGGACGCAGGCCGTGCCTCCCGGCCGCTGGTCCGACGTGCCGCCGCCCGGAGCGCTCCGGTGAGGGCCGGACGACTCGGCGTCGGCATCGTCGGCGCGGGCCGGGTCGGACCGGTGCTCGGGGCGGCCCTGGCGAACGCCGAGCACGCCGTCGTCGGTGTGACGGCCGTCTCCGACGCGGGCCGCGACCGCGCCGAGGCGATGCTCCCCGGTGCCCCCGTCCTCGCGACCCCCGACCTGGTCGAGCGCAGCGAGCTCGTGCTGCTCGCCGTCCCGGACGACCAGCTCGCCGGACTCGTGCAGGGCCTGGCGGACGCCGGGATCTGGCAGCCGGGCCAGCTCGTCGTGCACACCAGTCCGGACCACGGTGTCGACGTCCTGCGGCCCGCCCTGTCGGCCGGCGCGATCCCGCTCGCGATCCACCCGGCGATGGCGTTCACCGGCACGAGCGTCGACCTCGCCCGGCTCCGGGACGCCCACTGCGCGGTGACCGCCCCGGCGCCCGTGCTGCCGATCGCCCAGGCGCTCGTGGTCGAGATGGGTGCGGAGCCGTTCGTCGTGTCCGAGCAGGACCGGCCGGCGTACGCGGATGCCGTGCGCGCCGCGGTGTCGTTCTCGACCGCCATCGTGGACCAGTCCGCCGGGACGCTGTCCGGCATCGGCGTCGAGCGCCCCGGACTCGTGCTCGGCGCCCTCGTGCGCTCGGCCGTCGACAACGCGCTGGCCGCGGCCGACGGTCGGGCGGACCACTAGCGCCCGCTCCCCGCCGACACCCGGCGGGCCCTGCACGCCGCTGGGGGCCACGAGGACGGGCGGGAGCGGAGCGGCCGGTACCATCGGTGCATCCCCACGACCCCATCGGAGCCGCACAGCATGACCGACGAGACCGCATCCGCCACCGAGCCCTCGGGCGACGGCCCCTCCGCCGAGGAGCTCGCCGCCGCCGAGACCAGCGAACAGCGACAGGTGCGGCTCGACAAGCGGGCGAAGCTGCTGGACGCCGGCATCGAGGCGTACCCGGCCGAGCTGCCGATCACCACGACGATCCCCGCCGTCCGCGAGCAGTACGCGCACCTCGAGACGGGCGAGGAGACGCAGGACGTCGTCGGGCTCGCCGGGCGCATCGTGTTCTCCCGCAACACCGGCAAGCTCTGCTTCGCGACGCTGCAGTCCGGTGACGGCGCCCGCGTGCAGGCGATGGTCTCGCTGGCCGAGGTCGGCGACGAGGCCCTGGCCCGCTGGAAGGAGTTCGTCGACCTCGGCGACCACGTCTTCGTGCACGGCCGTGTGATCTCCTCGCGTCGTGGCGAGCTGAGCATCATGGTCGACGAGTGGGCGATCGCGGCGAAGGCGATCCTGCCGCTGCCGAACCTGCACAACGAACTGAACGAGGAGACCCGGGTCCGCCAGCGGTACCTCGACCTGATCGTCCGCGACCAGGCCCGCGAGACCGTCCGCGCCCGTGCTGCCGTGATGTCCTCGCTGCGACAGACGTTCACTGGACACGACTACCTCGAGGTCGAGACCCCGATGCTGCAGACCCAGCACGGCGGCGCCTCGGCCCGACCCTTCGTCACGCACTCGAACGCCTTCGACACCGAGCTGTTCCTGCGCATCGCGCCGGAGCTCTTCCTGAAGCGCGCCGTCGTCGGCGGGATCGACCGGGTCTTCGAGATCAACCGGAACTTCCGGAACGAGGGCGCCGACTCGTCGCACTCGCCCGAGTTCGCGATGGTCGAGGCGTACCAGGCGTACGGCAACTACGAGCAGATGGCCGACCTGACCCAGGAGCTCGTGCAGAACGCGGCGAAGGCCGTCACCAGGGGCTCCCTCGTCGTGACGCTCGCCGACGGTTCCGAGTACGACCTCGGCGGCGAGTGGGCCCGCATGGACATGTACGGCTCGCTGTCCGAGGCCGCCGGGCGGGAGATCACCCCGGAGACCCCGCTGTCCGAGCTGGTGGCGCTCGCCGAGGCCGAGGGCGTCGAGGTCGCGCACGCCACCCACGGCAAGTACGTCGAGGAGCTGTGGGAGCACTTCCACGGGGACGACCTGCACGCGCCGACCTTCGTGATGAACTTCCCGGTCGACACCTCGCCGCTCACCCGCGAGCACCGCACCCGTCCCGGCGTGGTCGAGAAGTGGGACCTGTACGTCCGCGGCTTCGAGCTCGCGACGGCGTACTCCGAGCTCGTCGACCCCGTCGTGCAGCGCGAGCGTTTCGTCGAGCAGGCGAAGCTCGCCGCCGGCGGTGACCCCGAGGCGATGCGCGTCGACGAGGACTTCCTGCGCGCACTCGAGCACGCCATGCCGCCGTCGGGTGGCATGGGCATGGGGATCGACCGCCTGCTCATGGCGATCACCGGCCTCGGCATCCGCGAGACGATCCTGTTCCCGCTGGTGAAGTAGGGACGCGACCGGAGACGGACGGGAGGCGCGGTGCCGGCTGGCACCGCGCCTCCCGTCCGTGCGGCACTCGTCGCGGGCAGGTGGCGGTCACCGGGGCGAGGTACGATGCTCCGGTGCCAGATGGAGTCGTGACCGGGATCATCTTCGCCGTGACGCCGACCGTCGTCGTCGGCCTGATCTTCTGGTTCGTGATGCGCGCGATCATGCGGGCCGACCGCACCGAGCGGTCCGCGTACGCCAAGGTCGAGGCCGAGGAGCGAGCGCGCTTCGAGCGCGAGCACGGCCGCCCGGCCCCCGCGCCGAGCTCGGCGGAGTAGCCCTCCCCGGCAGTCCGTCACCACCCGTTCACCGACGGGTGCTGCAGTGACGTGGTGACCGCACGTCCCTCCCCGTCGTGGACCCCCTCGGACCCGGCTGACCTCGACCCCGAGGACGCCTTCGGGCACTCCGTCCTGCCCGACGCCGCACGTGACGCGGTCTGGCAGGACGATGACGACGACGACGTCGACGTCTGAGCGCCCGGCGTCGGTCACCGACCGTTCACCCGGTCGTCGCCGGGCGGTCGTCCGCGCGGGTGAGCATCGTCCGCATGTCCATCACGCACGTCTTCACCGGCCGCAGCCTCGTCGGCGACATCGAGAGCGAGTACGACGAGTTCGACCTCGACGCCGACCTCGAGGTCGCCGAGCGACGGGACGGGTGGCTCGAACCCTCCTGGTGACACCGGGCCCCTGCGCTCTTCGGGGTACGGCACCCGGATCACGACGATCCGGAACGCCGTACCCCTTTTCCGTGTCCGTTCGGCGCAGCGGCGCGGGGTACACGCTTGCGATCGTCGATGAAACATCCCTGCAACACCGGAAACACGGCGACATCCCCTTGTGCGCGGGCATCGGACGGGGCCATGCTGACACCAGGCCTGTACCCCGCGGGGGACAGTTCTGCGGGTGAAGCACGACGTTCCCTGGGAATCGATCCGATCGGTTTGTGGGGTACACCTCGGGACCGCTTTACTCGT
The sequence above is drawn from the Curtobacterium sp. MR_MD2014 genome and encodes:
- a CDS encoding PH domain-containing protein → MPLERLDEPGLGLTGTTWTRVSPKLVWTELVSTIVVGVVVTAGCVLFAVLFGGFGGAAGTVWSCVAIVVALVALVTAVLTPRRVRAIGYALRDDDLVLRRGLMWQRFTAVPYGRMQLVDVNRGPLDRILGLSELKFVTAAAATNVRIPGIPAADADELRDRLVELAESRRAGL
- a CDS encoding PH domain-containing protein; protein product: MTFRPGPPPPAPPRRGDAAAAAPLTDGEWHRLHPLTPLLKGGIFLIVILGYVLNNLRDQLLEFFVPGGAPQDDGDPVRYVWEHGAVGWVLLGVVVLLLVLLGLFTVSWRMHEFRVTGDVVEVRSGVLFRSHRKARLDRIQGINISRPVVPRIFGTAKLEIAQAGNDANVQLAYLGARAADDLRQRILVLASGAQDDEETARRDSNGVLQDRVGELFSPELDPAAVHATRIVKVHPGRLIASMLLSGTTVFFVVVIVAMIVSIAITGEYGILIGLFPVVIGAGGYTVRKFSRSLQYTIAETRDGIRIGFGLVSTSNETLPPGRIHAVSVAQPLLWRPFGWWDVRINRATNAGNGASNNQQVSSIVLPVGRAEDVREVLDIILPGLVGTAVAGPTASREELREGSSEAVNVVDDSLTTTGDRGGFVHSPRRGAWLRPFSFRRNGYRFVQGAVLLRLGAVWRSLVIVPLPRVQSVKVEQGPLERVLRLATAHVHTVSGPVSARIGALDALDAQRLWSESAHRAVEAAAVDTTHRWRAREARRTPATHAPDGQVVATAADAAPTGTWRADGGTQAVPPGRWSDVPPPGALR
- a CDS encoding Rossmann-like and DUF2520 domain-containing protein, whose amino-acid sequence is MRAGRLGVGIVGAGRVGPVLGAALANAEHAVVGVTAVSDAGRDRAEAMLPGAPVLATPDLVERSELVLLAVPDDQLAGLVQGLADAGIWQPGQLVVHTSPDHGVDVLRPALSAGAIPLAIHPAMAFTGTSVDLARLRDAHCAVTAPAPVLPIAQALVVEMGAEPFVVSEQDRPAYADAVRAAVSFSTAIVDQSAGTLSGIGVERPGLVLGALVRSAVDNALAAADGRADH
- the lysS gene encoding lysine--tRNA ligase, which translates into the protein MTDETASATEPSGDGPSAEELAAAETSEQRQVRLDKRAKLLDAGIEAYPAELPITTTIPAVREQYAHLETGEETQDVVGLAGRIVFSRNTGKLCFATLQSGDGARVQAMVSLAEVGDEALARWKEFVDLGDHVFVHGRVISSRRGELSIMVDEWAIAAKAILPLPNLHNELNEETRVRQRYLDLIVRDQARETVRARAAVMSSLRQTFTGHDYLEVETPMLQTQHGGASARPFVTHSNAFDTELFLRIAPELFLKRAVVGGIDRVFEINRNFRNEGADSSHSPEFAMVEAYQAYGNYEQMADLTQELVQNAAKAVTRGSLVVTLADGSEYDLGGEWARMDMYGSLSEAAGREITPETPLSELVALAEAEGVEVAHATHGKYVEELWEHFHGDDLHAPTFVMNFPVDTSPLTREHRTRPGVVEKWDLYVRGFELATAYSELVDPVVQRERFVEQAKLAAGGDPEAMRVDEDFLRALEHAMPPSGGMGMGIDRLLMAITGLGIRETILFPLVK